One Lactobacillus crispatus DNA segment encodes these proteins:
- a CDS encoding DUF4097 family beta strand repeat-containing protein, protein MKGKRVLKVSILVVILALVIGASLMFRKGNAGPIVQKELTHQQFNQIDVNVANANIKIQKGDSYRVIYNGREKMVPAVKVENSVLKVERNNGSVNINANIFDLFKKNSIVPTITIEIPKKKLDKVTIDSSNGNVTVRDVSLKRGQIDTSNGSVVVRNSVAQGYDLDTSNGRITVNGQDEGDTYSQNDVGDNVLEIDTSNGNITVN, encoded by the coding sequence ATGAAAGGTAAAAGAGTTTTGAAAGTATCTATATTAGTAGTAATTTTGGCTTTAGTAATTGGAGCGAGTTTAATGTTTAGAAAAGGTAATGCAGGTCCGATCGTCCAAAAAGAGCTGACACATCAACAGTTTAATCAAATCGATGTAAATGTTGCTAACGCAAATATTAAGATTCAAAAAGGTGACAGTTATCGTGTAATCTATAACGGTAGAGAAAAAATGGTACCGGCAGTTAAAGTTGAAAATAGTGTTTTAAAGGTTGAACGTAATAATGGATCTGTAAATATTAATGCAAATATTTTTGATTTGTTTAAGAAGAATTCGATTGTACCTACGATTACAATTGAAATACCTAAAAAGAAGCTTGATAAAGTGACGATCGATAGTTCAAACGGTAATGTAACGGTGAGGGATGTTTCTCTTAAGCGAGGTCAAATCGATACTTCGAACGGTAGTGTTGTGGTTAGAAATAGTGTGGCTCAAGGATATGACCTTGATACATCTAACGGACGAATTACAGTAAATGGACAAGATGAAGGCGACACATATAGCCAAAATGACGTCGGGGATAATGTGCTAGAGATTGATACTTCAAATGGAAATATCACAGTAAATTAG
- a CDS encoding cation:proton antiporter — MHFLGQLILILLTTVLLGQLFARFNMPAVIGQLLSGILLGPAILNWVKPNDIISLFSEFGVILLMFLAGLESDLDLLKKYFKLSFTVATVGVILPVVFMGLASYFFGMRPLEALFIGIVFAATSVSISVVVLQEAHQLHTRAGTAILGAAVVDDILAVVVLSLFTTFSHKGGKSGLTNNFLLNILIEVVYFVVVWLIFKFVAPYFMKASEKIDVDYSVVIGSLVLALTMAWAADFVGLSAVVGAFFGGLAIRQTPQYKEVHSSVSAIGYSVFIPVFFADIGLSMTFASFFKDIWFIIVMTVLAILSKFWAGKYSSEIFGFNKNEGNIVGAGMVSRGEVALIVAQIGINHHLFPEDIYSSLILVIIVTTVISPFILNYFIKKQQNSTEFM, encoded by the coding sequence ATGCATTTTTTAGGACAACTTATCTTAATCCTCTTAACTACAGTTTTGCTGGGGCAATTATTCGCCCGCTTCAATATGCCTGCAGTTATTGGACAACTATTATCAGGAATTTTACTGGGACCAGCTATCTTAAATTGGGTTAAGCCAAATGATATCATCAGTCTATTCTCCGAGTTCGGGGTTATTCTGCTGATGTTCTTAGCTGGGCTTGAGAGCGATCTAGATTTATTAAAAAAATACTTCAAGCTAAGCTTTACTGTCGCCACAGTCGGCGTTATCCTCCCCGTTGTTTTCATGGGCTTAGCCAGTTACTTCTTTGGCATGCGCCCTCTTGAAGCACTCTTTATCGGGATTGTCTTTGCAGCAACTAGCGTTTCTATCTCCGTTGTGGTGCTGCAAGAAGCACACCAACTGCACACCCGTGCCGGCACAGCCATTTTAGGTGCTGCCGTAGTTGACGATATCTTAGCCGTGGTTGTTCTGAGTCTATTCACTACATTCAGTCATAAAGGTGGCAAGAGCGGCTTAACTAATAACTTTTTGCTTAATATCTTGATTGAAGTAGTTTACTTCGTAGTTGTTTGGCTGATTTTTAAATTTGTTGCGCCATACTTTATGAAAGCTTCTGAAAAAATCGACGTTGACTATTCCGTCGTTATCGGTTCATTGGTTTTAGCCTTAACCATGGCTTGGGCCGCTGATTTTGTTGGTCTTTCAGCTGTTGTGGGTGCATTTTTCGGTGGTTTAGCAATTCGTCAAACACCACAATACAAAGAAGTTCACTCTTCTGTTTCCGCAATCGGCTACTCTGTCTTCATCCCCGTCTTCTTCGCTGATATCGGTCTTTCAATGACTTTTGCCAGCTTTTTCAAGGATATCTGGTTCATTATCGTTATGACCGTTTTAGCTATTTTATCAAAATTCTGGGCCGGAAAATACTCCAGCGAAATCTTTGGCTTCAATAAGAATGAAGGCAATATCGTCGGTGCTGGAATGGTATCACGTGGTGAAGTTGCACTGATTGTAGCGCAAATCGGAATTAACCACCATCTCTTCCCTGAGGATATTTATTCAAGTCTGATCCTAGTAATTATCGTTACTACAGTTATTTCGCCGTTTATCTTGAATTACTTTATTAAAAAGCAACAGAATTCTACAGAATTTATGTAA
- the cbpB gene encoding cyclic-di-AMP-binding protein CbpB, with protein sequence MFSPSIKHLIEEKSGSFLIPASRIAFVQADNPLYHAFLILTKVKYSKIPVLDKEKRVVGLLSLAMITDKMLTTNEISTAPLDKLKVEDVMQTKFDKINFIETTLETQLHLLINNAFLPVVDDRGVFQGLLTRREWIKAFNYVVHTYDKHYETKRIK encoded by the coding sequence ATGTTTTCACCATCAATCAAACACTTAATAGAAGAAAAATCTGGTTCATTTTTAATCCCTGCTAGCCGAATTGCCTTTGTCCAAGCAGACAATCCTCTTTATCATGCCTTTTTGATTTTGACTAAGGTTAAATATTCAAAAATTCCAGTTTTAGATAAAGAAAAACGAGTCGTTGGCCTGCTTAGTTTGGCAATGATTACGGACAAGATGCTGACGACTAATGAGATCTCCACTGCCCCTTTGGATAAATTAAAGGTCGAAGATGTAATGCAAACTAAGTTTGATAAAATAAACTTCATTGAAACTACCCTAGAAACGCAACTGCATCTGTTAATCAATAATGCTTTCTTGCCCGTTGTTGATGATCGCGGCGTGTTTCAGGGACTACTTACTAGACGCGAATGGATTAAGGCATTTAACTATGTAGTTCACACTTATGACAAACACTACGAAACAAAACGAATAAAATAA
- a CDS encoding ATP-binding cassette domain-containing protein, whose protein sequence is MIYKYSSHAKFIMLTILGLIASTQQIIFAYMVQTLTNVGTQRRFGDLAQFLVIVIGAFIATFIASLIFNRLKTSAIQETNTTLRAGILKGMLGQTSEENTASLGFLTTDFKLLETNRFDAEIEIMMQAYMIVFALGYALYVNWLVTLLFLIGSCLPMLVSNLFQKKIQTAAENWTTANDKYVSHIKNFLAGSTTLNLYNKRDNAVKKNQVLINQLEDALRKMNLLNLDTSSWINLIASLFTFLTPFLVGIYMVVKCQTTLGALFAIVQLSNSFLNPILTILEDRNKLSTTKKIVAKAEKYIAKGKVEKKETNYNFAKIQVEDLDLTRKGKELANQINFAVAKGQKVAVIGPSGVGKSTLLQFLLTGKHGHAKEILLNDKKQKPGSFTDLFAYASQSPVIFADTLWFDLTLGANISREKVSEVCQKLGLDQIIAEKGWDYSLGDNADQLSGGQLARIELARAILANRPVLLLDEINASLDKNTSDQIHDYLLNSNLTFLEVIHHYEPADLKKYDQVIELN, encoded by the coding sequence ATGATTTACAAATATTCTTCACATGCAAAATTCATTATGTTAACTATTTTAGGCTTGATTGCTAGTACACAACAAATTATTTTTGCATATATGGTACAGACATTGACCAATGTTGGTACGCAAAGAAGGTTTGGCGATTTAGCACAATTTCTAGTTATTGTTATTGGGGCGTTTATTGCGACTTTTATTGCTTCGCTGATTTTCAATCGGTTAAAAACAAGTGCTATTCAAGAGACTAATACGACGCTGCGAGCTGGTATTTTAAAGGGGATGCTGGGTCAGACTAGCGAAGAAAATACTGCTAGCTTAGGCTTTTTAACTACAGATTTTAAACTGCTGGAAACTAATCGTTTTGATGCCGAAATTGAAATAATGATGCAGGCCTATATGATTGTCTTTGCGCTAGGGTATGCTTTATATGTTAATTGGTTAGTTACATTATTATTTTTAATCGGTTCATGTTTGCCGATGCTGGTTTCTAATTTATTTCAAAAGAAGATTCAAACTGCAGCAGAAAATTGGACAACTGCTAATGATAAATATGTTAGTCATATTAAAAACTTTCTGGCTGGCAGCACAACATTAAATTTATACAACAAGCGCGATAATGCGGTTAAGAAAAATCAAGTTTTGATCAATCAATTAGAAGATGCTTTGCGTAAAATGAACTTACTCAATCTAGATACTAGTTCTTGGATTAACTTGATTGCTAGTTTATTTACGTTCTTAACCCCATTCTTAGTGGGAATTTACATGGTGGTTAAGTGTCAAACTACTTTAGGTGCCTTATTTGCAATCGTTCAACTGTCAAATTCATTTCTTAATCCAATTTTGACTATTTTAGAAGATCGAAACAAATTATCAACAACTAAGAAAATTGTCGCTAAGGCAGAAAAATATATTGCCAAGGGCAAGGTTGAAAAGAAAGAGACCAATTATAATTTTGCAAAAATTCAAGTAGAAGATCTTGATCTTACTAGAAAAGGTAAAGAATTAGCTAATCAAATTAACTTTGCAGTTGCTAAAGGCCAAAAAGTTGCAGTTATTGGACCATCTGGTGTAGGTAAATCAACGTTATTACAATTCCTATTAACCGGAAAGCATGGTCATGCCAAGGAAATATTGCTTAACGATAAAAAGCAAAAGCCAGGCTCGTTTACAGATTTATTCGCTTATGCTAGCCAGTCCCCAGTAATTTTTGCCGATACCTTGTGGTTTGATCTCACTTTAGGTGCAAATATTTCCCGGGAAAAGGTGAGCGAGGTGTGCCAAAAATTAGGCTTGGATCAAATTATTGCTGAAAAGGGCTGGGACTATTCCTTGGGTGATAACGCGGATCAATTGTCTGGAGGACAATTAGCCAGAATTGAGCTTGCACGGGCTATTTTGGCTAATAGACCTGTTTTGCTACTAGATGAAATTAATGCATCCCTTGATAAGAACACATCAGATCAAATCCATGATTACTTGTTAAACTCAAACCTTACCTTTCTTGAAGTAATTCACCACTATGAACCAGCAGATTTGAAAAAGTATGATCAAGTAATCGAATTAAATTAA
- a CDS encoding heavy metal translocating P-type ATPase codes for MKNLKRQWKFIVVLIAGAVGLISQFALHSKSLFSIGNLQFPVHAIIIDIIGILMAISLLLEIFHDWKTGRYGVDILAVIAVVSTILIGDVWAEWMILVMMTGGETLEDYATGQANKELRALLDKTPRIANKLVDGKITEVKVDDLQVGDTVLIKPGQQVPVDGQIVKGTSSFDQSSLTGESVPVTKNPGDDLMSGSVNGDVAVEMKVTKAAKDSEYQSIVALVKSSQAQPAKFVKMADRYAIPFTVISLIIGGVAWAVSGDATRFAEVMVVASPCPLLIAAPVALVSGMSSMSAHHIIVKSGPTLEKLARAKTFAFDKTGTLTENQLIVDQVVTDDKSFDQKELQSLAASVEQQSSHVIASSLVKATDKDLIHPVTNLKETTAQGVEGDVDGKHVKVGKLSFVAPGHEKLNVTSTAVYVSVDGKFAGYITLKDKMRPESPKTIERLRRQGAEDIMMLTGDHKQVAEKVAKEAGITDVRSELLPSQKIQAIKDVPKDLRPVVMTGDGVNDAPSLTAADVGIAMGAKGATAASESADAVIMVNDISKVNDAVAISKHTMKVANIDVLTAIGVVIIIELIAFTGVIPAFWGAILQEVVDMITISLGLLAKTKPSDKQFGLEEK; via the coding sequence ATGAAAAATTTAAAACGTCAATGGAAGTTTATTGTCGTTTTGATTGCTGGTGCAGTCGGATTAATTAGCCAATTTGCATTGCATTCAAAGAGCCTCTTCTCAATCGGAAATCTTCAATTTCCAGTTCATGCCATCATTATTGATATCATTGGTATCTTGATGGCAATTTCTTTACTATTGGAAATTTTCCACGATTGGAAGACAGGCCGTTACGGCGTAGACATCCTGGCTGTTATCGCTGTTGTTTCTACCATATTGATTGGTGATGTATGGGCTGAATGGATGATTTTGGTAATGATGACCGGTGGTGAAACGCTGGAAGATTACGCAACTGGTCAAGCCAACAAGGAATTACGTGCCTTGCTTGATAAAACGCCACGTATCGCCAACAAGTTAGTTGACGGGAAGATCACCGAAGTTAAGGTTGATGACCTGCAGGTCGGTGATACTGTTTTGATCAAGCCAGGTCAACAAGTTCCTGTCGATGGTCAAATCGTTAAGGGCACTTCAAGCTTCGACCAATCTTCATTAACTGGTGAATCAGTTCCTGTGACCAAGAACCCTGGCGACGACTTAATGTCCGGTTCAGTGAACGGTGATGTAGCGGTAGAGATGAAGGTAACTAAGGCTGCTAAGGACTCAGAATATCAGTCTATTGTTGCGTTAGTTAAGTCTTCACAAGCTCAACCTGCTAAGTTCGTTAAGATGGCTGACCGTTACGCCATTCCGTTTACCGTTATATCTTTGATTATTGGTGGTGTCGCTTGGGCTGTGTCTGGGGATGCAACTCGCTTTGCGGAAGTTATGGTTGTTGCTTCTCCATGTCCACTGTTGATCGCTGCTCCTGTTGCTTTGGTATCAGGGATGAGTTCAATGTCAGCTCACCATATTATTGTTAAGTCTGGTCCAACCCTAGAGAAGTTGGCTCGCGCTAAGACCTTTGCTTTTGATAAGACTGGTACTTTGACTGAAAACCAATTGATCGTTGACCAAGTCGTTACTGATGACAAATCATTTGATCAAAAAGAATTGCAAAGCTTAGCTGCCAGTGTTGAACAACAGTCAAGTCACGTTATCGCTAGTTCTCTAGTTAAGGCTACTGACAAGGATTTAATTCATCCCGTAACTAACCTTAAGGAAACTACCGCTCAAGGTGTTGAAGGTGATGTTGATGGCAAACACGTTAAAGTTGGTAAGTTATCCTTTGTTGCGCCAGGTCATGAAAAATTAAACGTCACTTCAACTGCTGTTTACGTTTCAGTTGACGGTAAGTTTGCTGGCTACATCACTTTGAAAGATAAGATGCGTCCAGAGAGTCCTAAGACTATTGAACGTCTTCGTCGTCAAGGTGCAGAAGATATCATGATGCTTACCGGTGACCACAAGCAAGTTGCTGAAAAAGTTGCTAAAGAAGCTGGTATTACTGATGTTCGCTCAGAACTTTTGCCATCACAAAAAATTCAAGCTATCAAAGATGTACCTAAGGATCTTCGTCCTGTCGTTATGACTGGTGATGGTGTTAACGACGCGCCTAGTTTAACTGCCGCAGATGTTGGTATTGCCATGGGGGCTAAAGGTGCTACTGCTGCCAGTGAAAGTGCCGATGCTGTTATCATGGTTAACGATATTTCTAAAGTTAACGATGCAGTCGCTATTTCTAAACACACAATGAAGGTTGCTAATATCGATGTTTTAACTGCAATTGGTGTCGTTATTATCATTGAATTGATTGCCTTCACTGGTGTTATCCCAGCCTTCTGGGGCGCTATTTTGCAAGAAGTAGTCGACATGATTACGATCAGCTTAGGTTTACTTGCTAAGACTAAGCCAAGTGATAAGCAATTTGGTTTGGAAGAAAAATAA
- the dltA gene encoding D-alanine--poly(phosphoribitol) ligase subunit DltA translates to MIQDVIKKIDEIAANEPDRVVYDYLGETNTYGDLKKRSNAWAHKIASLDIPEHAPIMIWGGQTFEMIASFLGCVKSGHAYIPIASYSNAERLTMIQDVSKSPLVLEIDPLPEVDLTDVKVLKASEVEDGNFEVDEKNFVEGDDNYYIIFTSGTTGKPKGVQISHDNLLSFVNWELSDFNLPEHPSFLAQAPYSFDLSVMSLYPALVSAGKLVVLPHDVTQNFGKLFQTLPKMQFNVWVSTPSFAQMCFLDKTFDAEHHPDLSHFLFCGEELPHSEAEMLKKKFPDSHIFNTYGPTETTVAVTQVEITDEVLKKYDRLPIGKVKEDTKITIDTSKGDKPGEGEIIISGPSVSKGYMNNPEKTEAAFFHEDGAEYRSYRSGDAGFFDGDMLFYRGRIDFQIKFNGYRIELEEINFYLTKNKLVRYGVAAPKYNKDHTVKQIVAEIELKEGVRRQYSDAALTKMIREDLAKNIMPYMIPQRYIYQDAIPISQNGKVDIKAVIKEVNK, encoded by the coding sequence ATGATTCAAGATGTTATTAAGAAAATTGATGAGATCGCCGCAAACGAACCAGATCGTGTTGTTTACGACTATCTCGGTGAAACTAATACATATGGTGACCTTAAAAAGCGTTCAAATGCGTGGGCACATAAAATTGCTAGCTTAGATATTCCAGAGCATGCTCCAATTATGATTTGGGGCGGACAAACTTTTGAAATGATTGCTAGTTTTCTTGGTTGTGTTAAGTCAGGTCACGCTTATATTCCAATTGCTAGCTATTCTAATGCAGAACGTTTAACGATGATTCAAGACGTTTCTAAGTCACCACTAGTTTTGGAAATTGATCCGTTACCAGAAGTTGATTTAACTGATGTTAAGGTTCTTAAGGCTAGCGAAGTTGAAGACGGCAATTTTGAAGTTGACGAGAAGAACTTCGTTGAAGGTGATGACAACTACTACATTATCTTTACATCAGGTACCACTGGTAAGCCTAAGGGTGTACAAATTAGTCACGACAATTTGCTTAGTTTCGTTAACTGGGAGTTGTCAGACTTTAATTTGCCAGAACATCCAAGTTTCTTGGCACAAGCACCTTACTCATTTGATTTGTCAGTAATGAGTCTTTATCCAGCACTTGTTTCTGCTGGTAAGTTGGTAGTTTTGCCTCATGATGTTACTCAAAACTTTGGTAAATTATTCCAAACTTTGCCAAAGATGCAGTTCAATGTTTGGGTATCAACTCCGTCATTTGCACAGATGTGCTTCTTGGACAAGACTTTTGATGCAGAACACCATCCAGACTTAAGTCATTTCTTGTTCTGTGGTGAAGAATTGCCACACAGTGAAGCTGAGATGCTTAAGAAGAAGTTCCCAGATAGTCATATTTTCAACACCTATGGTCCAACTGAAACAACAGTTGCTGTTACTCAAGTTGAAATTACTGATGAAGTTCTTAAAAAGTATGACCGTTTGCCAATCGGTAAGGTTAAAGAAGACACTAAGATTACAATTGATACTTCTAAGGGTGATAAGCCTGGCGAAGGTGAAATTATCATTAGTGGTCCTAGTGTTTCTAAAGGATATATGAACAATCCTGAAAAAACGGAAGCTGCCTTTTTCCATGAAGATGGTGCTGAGTATCGTAGCTACCGGAGTGGGGATGCTGGTTTCTTTGATGGCGATATGCTATTTTACCGCGGTCGAATTGACTTCCAAATCAAGTTCAACGGCTACAGAATCGAGCTTGAAGAAATCAATTTCTACTTAACTAAGAACAAGCTTGTCCGTTATGGCGTTGCGGCTCCTAAGTACAATAAGGATCATACCGTTAAGCAGATCGTTGCCGAAATCGAATTAAAAGAAGGCGTTCGTCGTCAATATTCTGACGCTGCTTTAACTAAGATGATTCGTGAAGACTTAGCTAAGAATATAATGCCTTACATGATTCCACAGCGTTACATCTACCAAGATGCAATACCTATTTCACAAAACGGTAAGGTAGATATTAAGGCGGTAATTAAGGAGGTTAATAAGTAG
- a CDS encoding YncE family protein encodes MKKFGKRTLRFFLVLLLLAGVGTGGYFGYQWWQKQEMIRQRPKEKLAKDGTNTSPAWHNFSNYQKALREKYSFINKVSNYVPPRTWDGKDFVLPGLLATKSYDFKTKKVNTATAMTPQGITIAGKYILLTAYDGEHEHASVVYVLDKKTGKYLKTIQVAGRPHLGGIAYDPVAKNIWVTGSMGKSSALAAFSMAELKSYKAGSQIPIKYKYQIAIPAVEKASTVTYYDGQLFVGFFNMYGRGKVAAYTIARSGKNRGSITNNEVKSVTGTLRWSDPTGETSMDKQIQGIAIYQNKIFLSQSYGSGDSKLYVFPTSALNALDEKNAELVITMPPYLEQITAYKGQLLCVFESGSKIYARPEIVVMDRILSMNINALFGN; translated from the coding sequence TTGAAGAAGTTTGGTAAAAGAACCTTGCGCTTCTTTTTAGTGCTTCTTCTTTTAGCAGGAGTTGGAACAGGAGGCTATTTCGGTTACCAATGGTGGCAGAAGCAGGAGATGATTCGGCAACGGCCAAAGGAAAAACTTGCTAAAGATGGGACAAATACTAGTCCTGCTTGGCATAATTTCTCTAATTATCAAAAGGCATTGCGTGAAAAATATTCCTTTATTAATAAGGTATCTAACTACGTTCCACCACGCACGTGGGATGGAAAAGACTTTGTTTTACCAGGACTGCTGGCGACCAAAAGCTATGATTTTAAAACTAAAAAGGTAAATACAGCTACTGCGATGACACCGCAAGGGATTACTATAGCTGGTAAGTATATTTTGTTAACCGCCTATGATGGGGAACACGAACATGCTTCAGTCGTCTATGTTTTGGACAAAAAGACGGGTAAATATCTCAAGACAATTCAAGTAGCAGGGCGGCCGCACTTAGGTGGCATTGCTTATGATCCGGTTGCTAAAAATATTTGGGTAACTGGATCAATGGGAAAGTCATCGGCGCTAGCTGCTTTTTCGATGGCGGAATTAAAGTCTTACAAAGCCGGTAGCCAAATACCGATTAAATATAAGTATCAAATTGCGATTCCAGCGGTTGAAAAAGCCTCAACTGTAACCTATTATGATGGTCAACTGTTCGTAGGCTTCTTTAACATGTATGGTCGCGGCAAGGTTGCAGCTTATACAATTGCACGTAGCGGTAAAAATCGCGGCTCGATTACTAATAATGAAGTTAAATCCGTTACAGGAACGCTACGCTGGTCCGATCCAACTGGTGAAACGTCAATGGATAAGCAAATTCAGGGGATTGCTATTTATCAAAATAAGATCTTTTTGAGTCAATCTTATGGTAGTGGTGATTCAAAGCTTTATGTTTTTCCCACCTCAGCTTTGAATGCTCTGGACGAAAAAAATGCGGAGTTGGTGATTACCATGCCACCGTATTTAGAACAAATTACTGCTTATAAAGGTCAACTGCTTTGTGTATTTGAATCTGGGTCAAAGATCTATGCTAGACCAGAGATCGTCGTTATGGACCGTATTTTATCGATGAATATAAATGCATTGTTTGGTAACTAA
- the dltC gene encoding D-alanine--poly(phosphoribitol) ligase subunit DltC has product MDTKQGVLDILNDLTGEDLSDQMDENIFDNGLMDSMASVQMLLNLQEKFDIDVPVSEFNREEWDTPNKIVAKVESLENE; this is encoded by the coding sequence ATGGATACAAAACAAGGCGTATTAGATATTTTAAATGACTTAACTGGTGAAGATTTATCAGACCAAATGGATGAAAACATCTTTGACAATGGTTTGATGGACTCAATGGCAAGTGTACAAATGCTTTTGAACTTGCAAGAAAAGTTTGATATTGATGTTCCTGTTTCAGAATTTAACCGTGAAGAATGGGACACTCCAAACAAGATTGTGGCAAAGGTGGAAAGCTTAGAAAATGAGTAA
- a CDS encoding teichoic acid D-Ala incorporation-associated protein DltX, producing MNKKTKVDSRGKRIGMFVLKTIVYFGILMALIYLYEYSGLTSVHFIYNEF from the coding sequence ATGAATAAAAAGACGAAGGTTGATTCTCGAGGCAAACGTATTGGTATGTTTGTTTTGAAAACAATTGTTTATTTTGGAATCCTGATGGCTCTTATCTATTTATATGAATATAGTGGACTAACATCTGTTCACTTCATTTATAATGAATTTTAA
- the dltB gene encoding D-alanyl-lipoteichoic acid biosynthesis protein DltB, giving the protein MNFNFINLQPYSNPQYFIYLMIALIPIIIGLYYGHRLKTYEAIFSIVFLFLIFDGDHWEQGVNLLIWLVYEFALTFAYQYYRHHGKNKTWIFSLAVILAIIPLAAVKYLTAFPDNSIGFVIGFLGISYVTFKTVQVIMEMRDGAIKKVDPITYARFLLFFPTISSGPIDRYRRFKKDYDKVPTRDAYITDMQYAVRYLFQGFLYKFIIGWFFGTYWLPKISVAALAVGNANGGLKLSWWLVAYMYCYSMYLFFDFAGYSLFAVSISYFMGIHTPMNFNKPFISKNIKDFWNRWHITLSFWFRDYIYMRFTFFAMKKKMFKNRIRLSQVSYFLLFLIMGFWHGLTWYYIVYGIFHASAICINDMWLRFKRKHKKQIPSNKFTKWFAIFLTFNVVCFSFLIFSGFLSQLWFGWK; this is encoded by the coding sequence GTGAATTTTAATTTCATTAACTTACAGCCTTATTCTAATCCGCAATATTTCATCTATTTGATGATCGCATTAATTCCAATTATCATTGGGCTATATTACGGTCATCGACTCAAGACATATGAAGCAATTTTTTCAATTGTTTTCTTGTTCTTGATTTTTGATGGTGATCACTGGGAGCAAGGGGTTAACCTGTTAATCTGGTTGGTTTACGAATTTGCCTTAACCTTTGCTTATCAGTATTATCGTCACCACGGTAAAAATAAGACTTGGATCTTTAGTTTGGCTGTGATTTTGGCAATTATTCCATTAGCCGCAGTTAAATATTTGACCGCTTTTCCTGATAACTCAATTGGCTTTGTCATTGGTTTCTTGGGGATCTCATACGTAACCTTTAAGACAGTACAAGTTATTATGGAAATGCGTGATGGGGCAATTAAGAAGGTAGATCCGATTACTTATGCAAGGTTCTTACTCTTCTTCCCAACTATTTCTTCAGGTCCTATTGACCGTTACCGTAGATTTAAAAAAGATTATGATAAGGTACCTACGCGTGATGCATACATTACAGATATGCAGTATGCTGTTAGATACTTATTCCAAGGCTTTTTATATAAATTTATTATTGGTTGGTTCTTCGGTACTTATTGGCTACCAAAAATCAGTGTCGCTGCTTTAGCCGTGGGTAATGCAAATGGCGGCTTGAAGCTATCATGGTGGCTTGTAGCTTACATGTATTGCTACAGTATGTACTTGTTCTTTGACTTTGCAGGTTACTCATTGTTTGCTGTATCAATCTCATACTTTATGGGAATTCATACACCAATGAACTTTAACAAGCCATTTATTTCTAAGAACATTAAGGATTTCTGGAACCGTTGGCACATTACCTTATCATTCTGGTTCCGTGATTACATCTACATGCGATTCACTTTCTTTGCAATGAAGAAGAAAATGTTTAAGAATCGAATTAGATTATCACAAGTTTCTTACTTCCTGTTGTTCTTAATCATGGGTTTCTGGCATGGCTTAACGTGGTATTATATTGTTTATGGTATCTTCCATGCTTCAGCTATTTGTATCAACGATATGTGGCTTAGATTCAAGAGAAAGCATAAGAAGCAAATTCCATCTAACAAGTTTACTAAATGGTTCGCCATTTTCTTAACCTTTAATGTGGTATGTTTCAGTTTCTTGATTTTCTCAGGGTTCCTAAGTCAACTGTGGTTCGGCTGGAAGTAG